DNA from Streptomyces sp. Edi4:
CCCCCGGGTCCATGGCCAGGACATCGAAGTCCGGGCCGGCGGGGGTGGCGGCGCTGCGGCGGCGGAGGAAGGACATGCCGCCCATGGTACGTGCCCCCGGCGATCCGGCGGAGCCGGGCCCGGCACGCTGGGCGGGTCGGCGCCCACCCCTGGCCGAGCGGGCAGAGCGGCTGCGCGCCCGCTGCGTCCGCCACACGCGAGACCCCGGCTCCCCTGCCCGGACGGCTGGGGAGCCGGGGTCACCGGGAGCCGGATCAGCGGCCGGGCACTCCTCGGCTGCCGGAGCCACGGGGCTGGTGCGGGAGCAGTCCCGCGAGGCCGTCGCGGTTGGTGCCGAGCTTGCGGAAGGCGCCCGACAGGAGCAGCTCCACCGTGCGCTCCTTGGTGCCGAGCTCCTCCGCGATCCGCTGGTTCTCCCAGCCCTGCGCCGCCCGCTCGGCCACCGCCTTCTCCTGCGCCGTCAGCAGGTCGGAGTCGATGGCGCGCAGTTGGAGCGGACGGAGCCCGGACGCGGCCAGTTCCTCGCGGGCCCGTGCGGCCAGCGCGTCGGCCCCGCACAGCGCGGCGCTCTCCAGACCGCGCATCAGACGGTCGGCCGCGTCCTGGGGCAGTCCTGCGCGGCTGAGCATCGCGCCGTGGTCGACCAGGGCCTGCGCCAGCTCGTAGGCGGCCGGGGACCGTTCGAGCTGACGGACGGCCTCGGCCATCAGGGCCAGGCTGTCGGCTCCCGAGGTGACCTTGGCGGCCGCGTGCAGGGCGCGGCCGACGGCGCCCGGTGTGCCGAAGCGCCGGGCGATCTCCACCCCTTCCTGCGCGACGGCCGCCGCCTCGACTGGGTCGGTGTGGGCGATCGTCTGGGCGAGCAGGGGCCGCCACGGGCACCACATGGGGTTGCGCATGCCGCGCGGGTCGAGCCTGCGGCCCACCGCCCGCAGCCGTTCCTCGGCGTCGGTGCGCAGGCCCCGGGCGATCAGCAGCTCGCTGTAGACGGTCTCGGAGTCGGGATAGATCACGGCGTTGGGCACGACCTGGCCGTAGTTGTAGGAGTCGGAGAGGTCCTGGGCCTCCTGGACCCGGCCCCGGGCGAGCAGGACCTCGATGAGGATGCCGATCGCGAACCACTGGGCGGGGATCTGATGCCCCACGCGGTCGGCGATCCGCAGTCCGCTGTGCACCAGGTTCTCGGCCTCGGCCAGCCGGCCCCGGTGGAACTTGATGTAGCCGAGCAGCGTCAGGCCCAGGGACAGATGGGCGCCGCGCCAGCCCTTGCGTTCGCAGTCGGCGATGCCCTCGGTGAACAGTTCGTCCGCGCGCCCGGGCTGGTCGCAGTACATGAAGGTCAGCGCGACCAGGACGGGGACCTCGAAGCCCCAGTCGTCGTCGGTCCAGGGCAGCCCGCCCTCCAGCGCCTCCTCGGCGTAGCGCAGGGCGGTCTCCGCGGGCTCGCCGCGCACCATGGCGTCCCAGGCGCGCAGGCCCAGGATGTAGCGCTCGGCCTTGCCACGGCTCGTCAGGTGGTCGGCGAGCCGGGCCAGGCTGCGCGAGCGGGCCGGTGAGTCCTCCTCGTCGGCGCGGAAGGCGTTCCACTGGAACGTCTCGGCCTGCATGCGCAGCCGGGTGCGGGCGCTGGTGGAGTGCTTGGCCTCGGCTGCGACGACCGCCGCGGCCTCGGCCATGCGGTCGGTGTGCGCGAGTGCCTGGGCCAGTCGGTAGGTGACGGACTCGCGCAGCCGCGGGGCGAGTTCGGGTTCCTCGAGGGCGGCCTTGAGGTGGTTGACCGTGGTGGCGGGCTCGTTCAGGAGCGCCGAGCAGCCCAGTTCGTAGAGGACTTCGGCGCGCTCCTCCGGGGCGGGAGGTTCGCGCAGGGCGCGGGCCAGGCAGCGCCTCGCCGCGTCCGGGGCTCCGGCGCGCAGATAGTCGGAGGCGGCGGCCCGCAGCTGGCGCACGGCCCACCGGTCGTTGTCCGGGTGCATCTCCAGGATGTGCCGGGCAGCCGATGTCGCGCCGAGTCCGGCCTCGCTCACCGCGAAGGCGGCCTGGCCGTGCATCGCGACGCGCATGGCCGAGGGGATGGAGCGGTAGACG
Protein-coding regions in this window:
- a CDS encoding AAA family ATPase, whose product is MRGRGGVPHRTLFERDEELMLFDTMLTDLCGRAGEGSAPNGGLLAIAGAGGLGKTTLVAEIRRKAAARGCTLLAARGSELEESVAFHVVRQLVQPVLAATSEDEHREILGSWYDIVAPAVGLVARGSGVAPDPQGVRDGLDWLMTRFAVKYAPVVLVVDDAHWADEETLAWLTAFALRAGDLPLLIVVAYRPEELPRHAAEFRRLAARHGSRPLDLSPFTPAAVADLVRDVLGGEADDLFARECWTLTAGNPYEAVELVARIRDRGIKPQYANAGELRELASAVTGTGLIERLDRLGPSAVRLTWAVAVLGTDARKDMAAGVAGLGAEEMADAVDRLREARILAAAQDHPGRLDFFHPLVATAVYRSIPSAMRVAMHGQAAFAVSEAGLGATSAARHILEMHPDNDRWAVRQLRAAASDYLRAGAPDAARRCLARALREPPAPEERAEVLYELGCSALLNEPATTVNHLKAALEEPELAPRLRESVTYRLAQALAHTDRMAEAAAVVAAEAKHSTSARTRLRMQAETFQWNAFRADEEDSPARSRSLARLADHLTSRGKAERYILGLRAWDAMVRGEPAETALRYAEEALEGGLPWTDDDWGFEVPVLVALTFMYCDQPGRADELFTEGIADCERKGWRGAHLSLGLTLLGYIKFHRGRLAEAENLVHSGLRIADRVGHQIPAQWFAIGILIEVLLARGRVQEAQDLSDSYNYGQVVPNAVIYPDSETVYSELLIARGLRTDAEERLRAVGRRLDPRGMRNPMWCPWRPLLAQTIAHTDPVEAAAVAQEGVEIARRFGTPGAVGRALHAAAKVTSGADSLALMAEAVRQLERSPAAYELAQALVDHGAMLSRAGLPQDAADRLMRGLESAALCGADALAARAREELAASGLRPLQLRAIDSDLLTAQEKAVAERAAQGWENQRIAEELGTKERTVELLLSGAFRKLGTNRDGLAGLLPHQPRGSGSRGVPGR